Proteins from a single region of Starkeya sp. ORNL1:
- the alr gene encoding alanine racemase, with product MSGIDRAAIPQAEAGGILTVDLGALAANWRDLAGRVAPAECAAVVKGDAYGTGLETSAQALWDAGARTLFVALLSEGKRLRAVLPAATIYVLNGLFAGTEETYRDSRLRPVLGSLPEIALWTAFCARIGNRLPAALHVDTGMNRLGLAPSEAVGLAETREEIGFELALLMSHLACADEPGHPLTVRQLEDFRAIAALFPGVPASLANSAGCLSGPDFHFDLVRPGIALYGGRSRADMAPLRPVVTLELRVSQVRDVHAGETIGYGAAATASEPMRIAILAAGYADGIPRLAGSSDTRGGAEAIIAGRRCPLIGRISMDLMALDITALPEDAVKAGDLATLLGRQIGVDELARHGETIGYEILTSLGRRYHRRIG from the coding sequence ATGAGCGGTATCGATCGCGCTGCCATTCCGCAGGCCGAAGCTGGCGGCATCCTCACCGTCGATCTCGGCGCCTTGGCCGCGAACTGGCGCGACCTTGCCGGCCGCGTGGCGCCGGCCGAGTGCGCCGCCGTGGTGAAGGGCGACGCCTATGGCACCGGGCTCGAGACCTCGGCGCAGGCGCTGTGGGATGCCGGCGCCCGTACCCTCTTCGTCGCCCTGCTCTCGGAAGGAAAGCGGCTGCGCGCCGTGCTGCCGGCCGCGACGATCTATGTGCTGAATGGCCTGTTCGCGGGCACCGAGGAGACCTATCGCGACTCCCGCCTGCGCCCGGTGCTCGGCAGCCTGCCCGAGATTGCGCTCTGGACCGCGTTCTGCGCCAGGATCGGCAACAGGCTTCCCGCCGCCCTGCATGTCGACACCGGGATGAACCGGCTCGGCCTCGCGCCGAGCGAAGCGGTGGGACTGGCCGAGACCCGCGAGGAGATCGGCTTCGAACTCGCTCTGCTGATGAGCCATCTCGCCTGCGCCGACGAGCCGGGCCATCCGCTCACCGTGCGCCAGCTGGAAGACTTCCGCGCTATCGCCGCGCTTTTCCCCGGAGTGCCGGCCTCGCTCGCCAATTCCGCCGGCTGCCTGAGCGGACCCGATTTCCATTTCGACCTGGTGCGGCCGGGTATCGCGCTCTATGGCGGGCGCTCGCGCGCCGACATGGCGCCGCTGCGCCCGGTGGTGACGCTCGAATTGCGCGTCAGCCAAGTACGCGACGTCCATGCGGGCGAGACCATCGGCTATGGCGCCGCCGCTACCGCAAGCGAGCCCATGCGCATCGCCATCCTCGCTGCCGGCTATGCCGACGGCATTCCCCGCCTCGCCGGCTCCTCGGACACGCGCGGAGGCGCCGAGGCCATCATCGCCGGCCGGCGCTGCCCGCTGATCGGGCGCATCTCGATGGACCTGATGGCGCTCGACATCACTGCCCTGCCGGAGGATGCGGTGAAGGCCGGCGACCTCGCGACGCTGCTCGGCAGGCAAATCGGCGTCGACGAGCTGGCGCGCCATGGCGAGACCATCGGCTATGAGATCCTGACCTCGCTCGGCCGGCGCTATCACCGGCGCATCGGCTGA
- the radA gene encoding DNA repair protein RadA, producing MAKRTSSFVCQNCGATYLRWQGKCDSCGAWNSIAEEQAATDATPIAQRTSRKGRVFPLESLTGTSEEAPRAKVGIAEFDRVTGGGLVPGSVLLMGGDPGIGKSTLLMQAAAALANGGHRVIYVSGEEAVAQVRMRADRLGLTSAPVELAAETNVEDIVATLASGKAPTLLVVDSIQTMWTETAESAPGTVTQVRSSAQILIRYAKRAGASVVLVGHVTKDGQIAGPRVVEHMVDAVLSFEGDGAHQFRILRAQKNRFGPTDEIGVFEMTGLGLAEVANPSELFLSNRDRGAPGTAVYAGMEGTRPVLVEIQALVVPTSLGTPRRAVVGWDNNRLSMVLAVLEARCGVKLGGHDVHLNVAGGFRISEPAADLAVAAALVSSLSGAALPADAVYFGEISLTGAVRPVSHAPARLKEAVKLGFSRAVIPSPAARENGGREAPDTAIATSRVASLGELVADIAANAPKRPRAVPQDG from the coding sequence ATGGCGAAGCGTACCTCCAGCTTCGTCTGCCAGAATTGCGGCGCCACCTATCTGCGCTGGCAGGGCAAATGCGATTCCTGCGGCGCCTGGAACTCCATCGCCGAGGAACAGGCGGCAACCGACGCAACCCCGATCGCCCAGCGCACCTCCCGCAAGGGCCGCGTGTTCCCGCTGGAAAGCCTCACGGGCACCAGCGAGGAGGCGCCGCGCGCCAAGGTCGGCATTGCCGAGTTCGACCGCGTCACCGGCGGCGGGCTGGTGCCGGGCTCGGTGCTGCTGATGGGCGGCGATCCCGGCATCGGCAAGTCGACGCTGCTGATGCAGGCCGCCGCCGCGCTGGCGAATGGCGGCCACCGTGTCATCTATGTCTCCGGCGAAGAAGCGGTGGCGCAGGTGCGCATGCGCGCCGACCGTCTCGGCCTCACCAGCGCGCCGGTGGAGCTCGCCGCCGAGACCAATGTCGAGGACATCGTCGCCACGCTCGCCTCCGGCAAGGCGCCGACGCTCTTGGTGGTCGATTCGATCCAGACCATGTGGACCGAGACGGCGGAATCCGCGCCCGGCACGGTGACGCAGGTGCGCTCCTCGGCGCAGATCCTGATCCGCTACGCCAAGCGCGCCGGCGCCAGCGTGGTGCTGGTCGGCCACGTCACCAAGGACGGCCAGATCGCCGGCCCGCGCGTGGTCGAGCACATGGTGGATGCCGTGCTCTCCTTCGAGGGCGACGGCGCCCACCAGTTCCGCATCCTGCGCGCGCAGAAGAACCGCTTTGGACCGACCGACGAGATCGGCGTATTCGAGATGACCGGGCTCGGCCTCGCCGAGGTGGCCAACCCGTCCGAACTCTTTCTCTCCAATCGCGACCGCGGCGCGCCGGGCACTGCGGTCTATGCCGGCATGGAGGGCACGCGCCCGGTGCTGGTGGAGATCCAGGCGCTGGTGGTGCCGACCAGCCTCGGCACGCCGCGCCGCGCCGTGGTCGGCTGGGACAATAACCGGCTCTCCATGGTGCTCGCCGTGCTGGAGGCGCGCTGCGGCGTGAAGTTAGGGGGCCACGACGTGCACCTCAATGTCGCGGGCGGCTTCCGCATCTCGGAACCGGCGGCGGACCTGGCGGTGGCGGCGGCGCTGGTCTCCTCGCTCAGCGGCGCGGCGCTGCCGGCGGACGCGGTCTATTTCGGCGAGATCAGCCTGACTGGCGCGGTGCGCCCGGTCTCGCACGCCCCGGCGCGGCTGAAGGAGGCGGTGAAGCTCGGCTTCTCCCGCGCCGTCATCCCCTCGCCCGCCGCGCGCGAGAATGGCGGCCGCGAGGCGCCGGACACCGCCATCGCCACCTCTCGTGTCGCCTCCCTGGGCGAACTGGTGGCGGATATTGCGGCAAATGCCCCGAAACGGCCGCGTGCGGTGCCACAAGACGGATGA
- a CDS encoding CvpA family protein — MTLLDIILLAVMLVSGLLAMVRGFMREIFAIASWVIAAVVTLYAYPHALPYAKQYISQDTLAMAVSIGGVFLLTLLIVSIITVRISDAILDSRIGALDRTLGFLFGLARGFLIMVVAFLFFNWLAQNEQGQPEWIRDARSKVVLQSAGDWLISVLPDDPEKLIREIRGPKDTDQEATEPPPEPVAPQQPAPPAQ, encoded by the coding sequence TTGACGCTGCTCGATATAATTCTCCTCGCCGTCATGCTGGTCTCCGGGCTGCTCGCTATGGTGCGCGGCTTCATGCGGGAGATCTTCGCCATCGCGTCCTGGGTGATCGCGGCGGTGGTAACGCTCTATGCCTATCCCCACGCGCTGCCCTACGCGAAGCAGTATATTTCGCAGGACACCCTTGCCATGGCGGTGTCGATCGGCGGCGTGTTCCTGCTGACGCTGCTGATCGTCTCGATCATCACGGTCAGGATTTCCGACGCCATTCTCGACAGCCGCATCGGCGCGCTGGACCGCACGCTCGGCTTCCTGTTCGGGCTGGCGCGCGGATTCCTCATTATGGTTGTAGCCTTCCTGTTCTTCAACTGGCTGGCCCAGAACGAACAGGGACAACCCGAGTGGATTCGCGACGCTCGCTCCAAGGTGGTCTTGCAAAGCGCCGGTGACTGGCTCATCTCCGTTTTGCCGGATGATCCTGAGAAGCTGATCCGCGAAATTCGCGGGCCGAAGGATACCGACCAGGAGGCCACCGAGCCGCCGCCGGAGCCTGTCGCTCCGCAGCAGCCCGCGCCGCCGGCACAGTAA
- the purF gene encoding amidophosphoribosyltransferase encodes MASGGDGAGATVADFEPFDPNADRLREECGVFGIYGHPDAAAITALGLHALQHRGQEAAGIVTYDGRRFHSERRLGLVGDAFSDGEAIKRLPGEVAVGHVRYSTTGETILRNVQPLFAELDGGGFAIAHNGNLTNGLTLRRQIIRDGAICQSTSDTEVMLHLVARSKRARFTDRFIDALRTLEGAYAFVGLTNKKLVGARDPLGIRPLVLGELDGHPILTSETCALDIIGARHVRDIEPGEVIVFSSDKVETLRPFPVVSPRPDIFEYIYFARPDSIVGGRSVYQVRKTLGQQLALESPALADVVVPVPDSGVPAAIGYAQASGIPYELGIIRNHYVGRTFIQPTQSVRDQGVRMKHSANRSVVEGKSIVLLDDSLVRGTTSVKIVRMMREAGAREVHFRISSPPITHPDFYGIDTPDRDKLLAASLDVEGMRRYIGADSLAFLSIDGVYRAMGYEGRNPAQPQFTDHCFTGEYPTPLTDLRGEMAPRQLSLLAEAS; translated from the coding sequence ATGGCATCTGGCGGTGACGGCGCAGGCGCGACGGTCGCGGATTTCGAGCCCTTCGACCCCAATGCCGACCGGCTGCGCGAAGAATGCGGCGTGTTCGGCATCTATGGCCATCCCGACGCTGCCGCCATCACCGCACTCGGCCTCCACGCGCTCCAGCATCGCGGCCAGGAAGCCGCCGGCATCGTCACCTATGACGGCCGCCGCTTCCATTCGGAACGCCGGCTGGGCCTGGTCGGCGACGCCTTCTCCGACGGCGAGGCGATCAAGCGCCTGCCGGGCGAGGTCGCGGTTGGCCATGTGCGCTATTCCACCACCGGCGAAACCATACTGCGCAACGTGCAGCCGCTGTTCGCCGAACTCGACGGCGGCGGCTTCGCCATTGCCCACAATGGCAACCTCACCAATGGCCTGACGCTGCGCCGCCAGATCATTCGCGACGGCGCCATCTGCCAGTCGACCTCCGACACCGAAGTGATGCTGCATCTGGTGGCGCGCTCCAAACGGGCGCGCTTCACTGATCGCTTCATCGACGCGCTGCGCACGCTTGAAGGCGCCTATGCCTTTGTCGGCCTCACCAACAAGAAGCTGGTCGGCGCCCGCGACCCGCTCGGCATTCGCCCGCTGGTGCTCGGCGAGCTCGACGGCCACCCGATCCTCACCTCCGAGACCTGCGCGCTCGACATAATTGGTGCGCGCCACGTGCGGGACATCGAACCCGGCGAAGTGATCGTGTTCTCCTCCGACAAGGTGGAGACGCTGCGCCCCTTCCCCGTCGTGTCGCCGCGCCCGGACATCTTCGAATACATCTATTTCGCCCGGCCGGATTCCATCGTCGGCGGGCGCAGCGTCTATCAGGTGCGCAAGACGCTCGGCCAGCAGCTGGCGCTGGAATCGCCTGCGCTGGCCGATGTGGTGGTGCCGGTGCCGGATTCCGGCGTGCCCGCCGCGATCGGCTATGCCCAGGCTTCCGGCATCCCCTATGAGCTCGGCATCATCCGCAACCATTATGTCGGCCGCACCTTCATCCAGCCGACCCAGTCGGTGCGCGACCAGGGTGTGCGGATGAAGCATTCGGCCAACCGCTCGGTGGTCGAGGGCAAGAGCATCGTGCTGCTCGACGACAGCCTGGTTCGTGGGACGACATCCGTCAAAATCGTCCGCATGATGCGCGAGGCCGGTGCCCGCGAGGTGCATTTCCGCATCTCCTCGCCGCCCATCACCCATCCGGACTTCTACGGCATCGACACCCCGGACCGCGACAAGCTGCTGGCCGCCAGCCTCGATGTGGAAGGCATGCGCCGCTATATCGGCGCCGACAGCCTCGCCTTCCTCTCCATTGACGGCGTCTACCGCGCCATGGGCTATGAGGGCCGCAATCCGGCGCAGCCGCAATTCACCGACCATTGCTTCACCGGCGAATATCCGACGCCGCTCACCGACCTCAGGGGCGAGATGGCGCCGCGCCAGCTCTCGCTGCTGGCCGAAGCCAGCTGA
- a CDS encoding VOC family protein, producing MVELNQWHRGRLIDHIQIVVADLPACRRFYGAVFEALGVPLTDGTGYFFCDEFFVSAGVPMTGRAHIAFQARDEDAVQRFHQAAIANGGRDNGGPGLREYHPGYYAAFVLDPEGNNIEAVYHGPATRSAPSVVITDDA from the coding sequence ATGGTCGAACTCAATCAATGGCATCGCGGCCGGTTGATCGACCATATCCAGATCGTCGTCGCCGACCTGCCCGCCTGCCGGCGCTTCTATGGCGCGGTGTTCGAAGCGCTCGGCGTGCCGCTGACCGACGGCACCGGCTATTTCTTCTGCGACGAGTTCTTCGTCAGCGCCGGCGTGCCGATGACCGGGCGCGCCCATATCGCCTTCCAGGCCCGCGACGAGGATGCCGTGCAGCGCTTCCATCAGGCCGCGATCGCCAATGGCGGGCGCGACAATGGCGGACCGGGCTTGCGCGAGTACCATCCCGGATATTATGCCGCCTTCGTCCTCGATCCCGAGGGCAATAATATCGAGGCGGTTTATCATGGTCCGGCAACGCGCTCCGCGCCTTCGGTGGTCATCACCGACGACGCCTGA
- a CDS encoding SDR family NAD(P)-dependent oxidoreductase — MTDGPLAGRYALVTGATRGIGRATALALAQAGAHVIAIGRTSGALEELDDEIRHAGSTATLVPLDLKDGDGIDRLGGALYERFGRLDVFVGNAGVLGPMTPLAQIDPKEWADTLTVNLTANWRFIRSLDPLLRLSTAGRAVLISSSAAHKARAYWGPYAVTKVAVEMLARTWAAETENLSNLKVNLFNPGPTRTRMRAKAYPGEDPEVLPPPEETAQAILALCLPSFEETGRLYNFPARKFLEFKLPE, encoded by the coding sequence ATGACAGACGGACCGCTCGCCGGCCGCTATGCCCTCGTGACCGGCGCGACGCGCGGCATCGGGCGGGCGACCGCCCTCGCCCTTGCCCAGGCCGGCGCGCACGTCATCGCCATCGGCCGCACGTCGGGCGCGCTGGAGGAACTGGACGACGAGATCCGGCATGCCGGCTCGACGGCGACGCTGGTGCCGCTCGACCTGAAGGATGGCGACGGCATCGACCGTCTCGGCGGCGCGCTCTATGAGCGGTTCGGCCGGCTCGACGTGTTCGTCGGCAATGCCGGCGTGCTCGGCCCGATGACGCCGCTGGCGCAGATCGACCCGAAGGAATGGGCGGACACGCTCACCGTGAACCTCACCGCGAACTGGCGCTTCATCCGCTCGCTCGATCCGCTGCTGCGGCTCTCGACCGCCGGGCGCGCGGTGCTCATCTCGTCCAGCGCCGCGCACAAGGCGCGAGCCTATTGGGGCCCCTACGCCGTCACCAAGGTCGCGGTGGAAATGCTGGCGCGCACCTGGGCGGCGGAAACCGAGAATCTGTCGAACCTGAAGGTGAACCTGTTCAATCCCGGCCCGACCCGCACCCGCATGCGCGCCAAGGCCTATCCGGGAGAAGATCCCGAGGTGCTCCCGCCCCCCGAAGAAACCGCTCAGGCCATCCTCGCACTCTGCCTGCCGAGCTTCGAAGAGACCGGCAGGCTCTACAATTTCCCGGCGCGGAAGTTCCTGGAGTTCAAGCTTCCGGAGTGA